A part of Synechococcus sp. KORDI-49 genomic DNA contains:
- the folK gene encoding 2-amino-4-hydroxy-6-hydroxymethyldihydropteridine diphosphokinase — translation MPSMDDAPLAVALGANQPSAVGWPRDTLRAVRPLLEAELTDWAEQPARCRWSALLETAPVGPVEQPDYFNAVLLVDGMAIEPTETAALLLLDRLHQLERQFGRDREQEQRWGPRTLDLDLLFWGELRLEHPRLVLPHPRLHLRAFVMEPLLQAMDAAHPPCW, via the coding sequence ATGCCCTCAATGGACGATGCCCCGCTGGCCGTGGCCCTGGGAGCCAACCAGCCGAGTGCGGTCGGTTGGCCCCGCGACACCCTCAGGGCTGTGCGGCCTCTGCTTGAGGCAGAACTGACGGACTGGGCCGAGCAGCCCGCGCGCTGCCGCTGGTCGGCGTTGCTGGAGACCGCCCCGGTGGGGCCGGTGGAGCAGCCGGACTATTTCAATGCGGTGCTGCTAGTGGACGGCATGGCGATTGAGCCGACTGAAACGGCAGCTCTGCTGCTGCTGGATCGCCTGCACCAGCTGGAGCGGCAGTTCGGCCGCGATCGTGAGCAGGAGCAGCGCTGGGGCCCCCGCACCCTGGATCTGGATTTGCTGTTCTGGGGGGAACTGCGCCTGGAGCATCCTCGGTTGGTGCTGCCCCATCCGCGGCTGCATCTGCGGGCTTTTGTGATGGAGCCGCTGCTGCAGGCGATGGATGCCGCTCACCCGCCATGCTGGTGA
- a CDS encoding NUDIX hydrolase: MAPLPAPEPFELLDTVEAVDARKIRFERNRIRLPMGVEATFGMIRHPGASLAVPITPDGHVVLLRQYRFAVQARLLEFPAGTLEEGEDPLESMQRELGEEAGYSAARWDALGPMLPCPGYSDEVIHCFLARELTPLENPPAGDDDEDLEVVLMTPMDLDARLGSGDEWLDGKSVTAWYRAKQLLGLG; this comes from the coding sequence ATGGCGCCGCTGCCGGCCCCGGAGCCCTTCGAGCTGCTGGACACCGTTGAAGCGGTCGATGCCCGCAAGATCCGCTTCGAGCGCAACCGGATCAGATTGCCGATGGGGGTGGAAGCCACCTTCGGGATGATCCGCCACCCGGGCGCGTCTCTGGCAGTGCCGATCACGCCGGATGGGCATGTGGTGCTGCTGCGTCAGTACCGCTTCGCTGTGCAGGCGCGCTTGCTGGAATTCCCTGCGGGAACTCTGGAAGAAGGGGAGGATCCGCTGGAATCGATGCAGCGGGAGCTGGGGGAGGAGGCGGGCTACAGCGCTGCCCGCTGGGATGCGCTGGGTCCGATGCTGCCCTGCCCCGGTTACTCCGATGAGGTGATCCACTGCTTCCTTGCCCGGGAACTCACCCCTCTGGAGAATCCCCCAGCCGGTGATGACGATGAAGATCTGGAGGTGGTGCTGATGACGCCGATGGATCTGGATGCCCGGCTGGGATCCGGCGATGAATGGCTGGATGGCAAGAGCGTCACCGCCTGGTATCGAGCCAAACAATTGCTGGGCCTGGGATGA
- a CDS encoding FAD-binding domain-containing protein codes for MTTPRVLFWHRRDLRLADNLGLAAAAEISPALTGVYVLDPNVIDPPEQLPPMAPARLWFLIESLIELQQRWREAGSRLLILEGDPVAVLPQLAEQIGAESVVWNRDVEPYARERDRQVAKRLQADGRMVVVDWDQLLIAPELLKTGAGDPYRVYGPFLRNWRGQVQAKPPICVEAPSDLLDLEEGVVPDTAPLDVLVGSHGFQGSEICPCRPGESAALQQLSSFCDGALFGYEPDRNFPGVVGTSYLSAALSVGTLSPRQAWCAALEAREQARSDEQRHAIGVWEQELGWREFYQQALFHFPELADGPYREQWRRFPWENNTDWFERWKEGQTGMPIIDAAMRQLNQSGWMHNRCRMIVASFLVKDLICDWRWGERAFMELEVDGDLAANNGGWQWSASSGMDPKPLRIFNPATQASKFDADGDYIRRWLPELRHVSSRDLISGEIGALERRGYPEPLVEHKRQQAQFKALYATIRG; via the coding sequence ATGACAACGCCTCGCGTTCTGTTCTGGCATCGCCGTGATCTGCGCCTGGCGGACAACCTCGGCCTTGCGGCGGCGGCGGAGATCAGCCCTGCGCTGACCGGTGTGTATGTGCTCGATCCGAATGTGATCGATCCGCCTGAGCAACTGCCTCCGATGGCGCCGGCTCGGCTGTGGTTCCTGATCGAGAGCCTGATCGAACTGCAGCAGCGCTGGCGGGAGGCCGGCAGCCGCTTGCTGATCCTCGAAGGGGATCCGGTGGCGGTGCTGCCGCAGCTGGCGGAACAGATCGGGGCGGAGTCGGTGGTGTGGAACCGCGATGTGGAGCCCTATGCCCGGGAACGGGACCGGCAGGTGGCCAAGCGCTTGCAGGCGGATGGCCGCATGGTGGTGGTGGATTGGGATCAGCTGCTGATCGCCCCCGAGCTGCTGAAGACCGGTGCAGGAGACCCCTACCGCGTTTATGGCCCGTTTCTGCGCAACTGGCGCGGCCAGGTGCAGGCCAAGCCGCCCATCTGTGTTGAAGCTCCCTCCGATCTCCTCGATCTGGAGGAGGGGGTGGTTCCTGATACCGCCCCCTTGGATGTCCTGGTGGGCAGCCACGGGTTTCAGGGCAGTGAGATCTGCCCCTGCCGCCCCGGCGAATCAGCGGCTCTGCAGCAGCTCAGTTCGTTCTGTGATGGGGCCCTGTTCGGCTACGAGCCCGACCGCAACTTCCCTGGCGTTGTGGGCACGTCATATCTGAGTGCGGCGTTGAGTGTGGGCACCCTCAGCCCGCGTCAGGCCTGGTGTGCCGCCCTGGAGGCCCGTGAGCAGGCCCGCAGCGATGAACAGCGGCATGCCATCGGGGTGTGGGAGCAGGAGCTGGGGTGGCGAGAGTTCTATCAGCAGGCGCTGTTCCATTTCCCCGAGCTGGCGGATGGTCCCTACCGCGAGCAGTGGCGGCGCTTTCCATGGGAGAACAACACCGATTGGTTCGAGCGCTGGAAGGAGGGTCAAACCGGGATGCCGATCATTGACGCGGCGATGCGCCAGCTCAACCAGAGCGGCTGGATGCACAACCGCTGCCGCATGATCGTGGCGTCATTCCTGGTGAAGGATCTGATCTGTGACTGGCGCTGGGGCGAACGCGCCTTCATGGAGTTGGAGGTGGACGGCGATCTGGCTGCCAACAACGGCGGCTGGCAATGGAGCGCCAGCAGTGGCATGGATCCCAAACCGCTGCGCATCTTCAATCCGGCCACTCAGGCCAGCAAGTTCGATGCCGATGGCGACTACATCCGTCGTTGGTTGCCGGAGCTGCGTCACGTCAGCAGCAGGGATCTGATCAGCGGCGAGATCGGCGCGCTGGAACGGCGCGGTTATCCCGAGCCGCTTGTGGAGCACAAGCGTCAGCAGGCGCAATTCAAGGCGCTTTACGCCACCATCCGCGGCTGA
- a CDS encoding DegT/DnrJ/EryC1/StrS aminotransferase family protein: protein MHVPPFSLSQQITDLGTDLEKAVLGVLRSGQYIGGPQVSTFEHAFADNVGTRHAIGCNSGTDALILALRAIGIGPGDEVITCAFSFFATAEAISAVGATPIFVDVDPETFLIDLNQIEAAITGSTRALMPVHLFGRPVDMTRLMEIASRHGLRVIEDCAQATGATWQDQAVGSFGDVGCFSFFPTKNLGGAGDGGAVTTDDDTLAQTMRELAVHGMPRRYLHTALGYNSRLDAIQAAVLNVKLPKLSEWIDRRREIAARYRELLSDLPGITLPTDEEGHSWNQFVVRVSSCPTGQPTCQAQCSPSAISSSHGLPESCCRDWLKERLQDEGINTIVYYPIPIHRQPAYSHLGLEPGSMPATERTCSQVLSLPIFPELNELEQQQVVSVLEQLINPTCDVNQPRMVA, encoded by the coding sequence ATGCACGTGCCTCCCTTCAGCCTCAGCCAGCAGATCACCGATCTCGGCACGGACCTCGAGAAGGCTGTTCTCGGTGTGCTGCGCAGCGGTCAGTACATCGGCGGGCCACAGGTCAGCACGTTTGAGCATGCTTTTGCCGACAACGTCGGCACGCGCCACGCCATCGGCTGCAACAGCGGAACCGATGCTTTGATCCTGGCCTTGCGGGCCATCGGGATCGGTCCTGGCGACGAGGTGATCACCTGCGCCTTCAGCTTCTTCGCCACGGCCGAAGCGATCAGTGCGGTCGGTGCGACACCGATCTTCGTGGATGTGGACCCGGAGACCTTCCTGATCGATCTGAATCAGATCGAGGCCGCCATCACCGGATCCACACGCGCGCTGATGCCGGTGCATCTGTTCGGTCGGCCGGTGGACATGACCCGTTTGATGGAGATCGCTTCCCGCCATGGCCTGCGGGTGATCGAAGATTGCGCCCAGGCCACCGGAGCGACCTGGCAGGACCAGGCGGTGGGCAGCTTCGGCGATGTGGGCTGCTTCAGCTTTTTCCCCACCAAAAATCTCGGCGGCGCAGGCGATGGAGGCGCCGTCACCACCGATGACGACACCCTCGCCCAGACCATGCGGGAACTGGCCGTGCATGGGATGCCCCGCCGCTACCTGCATACGGCCCTGGGATACAACAGCCGGCTGGACGCCATCCAGGCTGCTGTGCTCAACGTCAAGCTGCCCAAGCTCAGCGAGTGGATCGACCGCCGTCGGGAGATTGCCGCGCGCTACCGGGAGCTGCTGTCTGATCTGCCCGGTATCACGCTTCCGACAGACGAAGAGGGCCACAGCTGGAACCAGTTCGTTGTGCGTGTCAGCAGTTGCCCCACCGGTCAGCCGACCTGTCAGGCCCAGTGCAGCCCCTCAGCGATCAGCAGCAGTCACGGACTGCCGGAGAGCTGCTGCCGTGACTGGCTGAAGGAGCGGCTGCAGGACGAAGGCATCAACACGATCGTGTACTACCCCATCCCGATTCACCGCCAGCCCGCCTACAGCCATCTGGGTCTCGAGCCCGGATCGATGCCCGCGACCGAGAGAACCTGCTCCCAGGTGCTCAGCCTGCCGATCTTCCCGGAACTCAATGAACTGGAGCAGCAGCAGGTTGTGTCTGTTCTCGAGCAACTGATCAACCCCACCTGCGACGTGAATCAGCCGCGGATGGTGGCGTAA
- a CDS encoding thioredoxin family protein yields the protein MPVDAILMESTCSCSGAMALTPSTMLPLGTDLPDFQLPTTSGASLNRSALDQKPVLMMVICAHCPFVKHIEPELTRLDRDYRDRIQLLAVSSNSLITHPQDGADQLMEQAERHGWSFPYLMDQDQTLARSLRAACTPEFYLFAGSHESSPQTLQYRGQLDGSRPGNDQPLDGSDLRAALNAVLAGEPVNPDQIPSVGCNVKWHPGLEPDWFG from the coding sequence ATGCCAGTGGACGCCATCCTGATGGAGAGCACCTGTTCCTGCAGCGGAGCCATGGCCCTGACCCCCTCGACGATGCTGCCCCTGGGCACGGATCTGCCGGACTTCCAGCTGCCCACGACCAGCGGGGCGTCCCTCAATCGTTCAGCCCTGGATCAGAAGCCGGTGCTGATGATGGTGATCTGTGCCCACTGCCCCTTCGTCAAGCACATCGAACCGGAGTTGACCCGGCTGGACCGGGATTACCGGGATCGGATCCAGCTTCTGGCTGTGAGCAGCAACAGCTTGATCACTCACCCGCAGGACGGAGCCGACCAGCTCATGGAGCAGGCGGAACGTCACGGCTGGAGCTTCCCATACCTGATGGATCAGGACCAGACTCTGGCCCGCTCCCTGCGAGCCGCCTGCACACCGGAGTTCTATCTGTTTGCTGGCAGCCATGAGAGCAGCCCCCAGACGCTGCAGTACAGAGGCCAGCTCGACGGGAGCCGTCCCGGCAACGACCAGCCTCTCGATGGAAGCGACCTGCGGGCTGCTCTCAACGCAGTGCTCGCAGGCGAACCGGTGAACCCCGATCAGATTCCATCGGTAGGCTGCAATGTGAAATGGCATCCCGGCCTGGAGCCGGACTGGTTCGGCTGA